In Helianthus annuus cultivar XRQ/B chromosome 3, HanXRQr2.0-SUNRISE, whole genome shotgun sequence, a single window of DNA contains:
- the LOC110930696 gene encoding non-specific lipid-transfer protein Lac s 1 isoform X1, whose amino-acid sequence MARIVMMGCLCVVVTCMVVAAPYAEAVVTCAEVTASLRPCLGYLTNGGAVPPTCCTGIQALNASATTTVSRQATCNCLQSLAGAISGINYNAIGGLPGMCGVNLAFNISANTDCSQLG is encoded by the coding sequence atggCAAGGATAGTAATGATGGGTTGTTTATGTGTAGTGGTGACTTGCATGGTGGTGGCTGCACCCTATGCAGAGGCTGTAGTTACCTGTGCTGAGGTGACCGCTAGCCTTAGGCCATGCCTTGGCTACCTAACCAATGGTGGCGCTGTGCCACCTACATGCTGCACCGGGATACAAGCACTCAAtgcctcagcaacaacaacagttTCTCGTCAGGCTACTTGTAACTGTTTACAGTCTCTGGCAGGTGCCATTTCCGGCATCAATTACAACGCTATCGGTGGCCTCCCCGGCATGTGTGGTGTCAACCTTGCTTTCAACATTAGCGCAAACACAGATTGCTCCCA